TCTTTTAAGTATCTGCGCGATACCGCTTTTTGCCCGTGGCTTTATCTTCCGCACTGCGCAAAGCTTCCAGGCTTTGAGCAACTTTCTTAACGGTTTGTGGTTCAGCACGATACCTAGGCCTAAAAGCTCGTGTTTGATCCGTCTGTACCCATACGCCGGGTTCTCATCGATGATCTTAATAATCGTTGCCCTTAAGTGCTCGTACTT
The genomic region above belongs to Candidatus Aquicultor sp. and contains:
- a CDS encoding IS3 family transposase codes for the protein KYEHLRATIIKIIDENPAYGYRRIKHELLGLGIVLNHKPLRKLLKAWKLCAVRKIKPRAKSGIAQILKRPGRAR